Proteins encoded within one genomic window of Trichomycterus rosablanca isolate fTriRos1 chromosome 7, fTriRos1.hap1, whole genome shotgun sequence:
- the acbd6 gene encoding acyl-CoA-binding domain-containing protein 6 yields MASRSVSSSPGSERPDPAEERSVGSGSGSDPECGESVPGKEDQERLFEAAANRVRELVHSASREQLLYLYARYKQAKVGKCDAPKPGFFDFEGQRKWAAWKQLGDMNKDQAMQEYITCVKTLDPEGFKCLSERRKGERRTMFGGAAVSCLYQEETIREEDKNIFDFCRENNVERVRSALNAKHINVNTKDEEGRALLHWACDRGHKELVTLLLNHNADINSQDDEGQTPLHYASACEFPEIVELLLQSGADPSIKDGEGSIPEEVTESSSITSLLRQYSAPKG; encoded by the exons ATGGCGTCCCGCTCGGTCTCCTCCTCCCCCGGCTCAGAGCGGCCTGATCCCGCGGAGGAGCGCAGTGTCGGCTCAGGCAGTGGTTCTGATCCAGAGTGCGGTGAGTCCGTGCCGGGGAAAGAGGACCAGGAGCGCCTGTTCGAGGCTGCAGCGAACAGAGTGCGCGAGCTTGTACACAGCGCGAGCCGAGAACAGCTTCTCTACCTGTACGCCAGGTACAAACag GCCAAGGTCGGGAAATGTGATGCACCAAAACCGGGGTTCTTTGATTTCGAGGGTCAGAGGAAGTG ggcgGCGTGGAAGCAGTTAGGTGACATGAATAAGGACCAGGCGATGCAGGAGTACATAACCTGTGTAAAAACACTCGATCCAGAAGGTTTtaag tgtttatcAGAGAGAAGAAAAGGAGAGCGCAGGACGATGTTTGGTGGAGCGGCGGTGAGCTGTTTATACCAGGAGGAGACaatcag ggaggAGGATAAAAACATATTTGACTTCTGCAGAGAGAATAACGTTGAGCGAGTCCGCTCGGCCCTCAATGCCAAACACATCAACGTCAACACCAAGGATGAGGAG GGTCGAGCTCTGCTGCACTGGGCGTGTGACCGAGGACATAAAGAACTCGTCACTCTCTTACTCAACCACAACGCCGATATCAACagtcag GACGATGAAGGTCAAACCCCGCTGCACTACG CGTCGGCGTGCGAGTTCCCTGAGATCGTGGAGCTGCTCCTGCAGAGCGGCGCCGATCCCTCCATCAAGGACGGAGAAGGTTCCATCCCGGAGGAAGTGACCGAGTCCAGCTCCATCACCTCGCTCCTCCGGCAGTACAGCGCCCCCAAgggataa